The sequence agttgccgcatcagccgAGCGTAGCATTGACCAATTCTGCATTATCTCAGCACTCTCTCGTTACTGGGTTCCCATGCGCCTAAGGCTCCGATGATCAGTGCATGTGTCTGGACAATTAGCCCTTGTCTTAGTAAGTCAGTTTGGTGAGTTATGTAACATTAGTGCCCAATCAACTCAGACATCCCTGGGCTGTCGCCTGTTGGGCTAGTACATTCCAGTGGTTTCATAGCTAGCGCACCTAGTTTTCTTTAGCAGATCAAGTAACTGGAGCTGCTTCTTTACCAGTATTGATTCTAAATATCTTGTGTCTCTCCAGGTATTCTGTGTCTTCCGCCTCCTGACATCCCCAATGGAAGGCACACTGGGGTGATAATGGATGGCTTCTCTTATGGGTCAtctgtaacttacaaatgtgacAGTGGTTACCCGCTCACTGGAGAGGCCTCTATTCACTGCACAACCAAGGACGGGCTAAACGGAGAGTGGAGTGTGCGTCCCCCTCGGTGTGGAGGTGGGGTTTGAATGAGTGCAGCCCTCCCAGTTCTGCTCTTTCACGTATAGAAAGTCCAGGTTCAGGCAAACCCACAAATGTGAGACTCCAGTTAAATCCCTGCACTTAGTGTGCCTGCCCGTGGCAACATCTCCACAAGATTTCCATGATTCATGTTGGACAGAGTGAATAGCTCTAGAGCAGGGCTGAGGATTTGAGGTGGAAACTGGTACCTTTGGATGCACCCGTAGAGCAGGTCAGTTAGCAGTGCAGCTGGGCTCACACTGTATAGGAATGCTGTTAAAGGTCTTTCGCCCTAGCGGCAAAGGGTGACACTGGGGAATGTTAGTCAGGGAGGTGGTGGGTCTACGTTTCTAGATTGCATGCCCAGGCCGCTCTCCTAGCTGCTCTGCACCCCAAGCAGATGGCTCTAAGAAACCCTAATCCAATGATATGGGCAACCACGTATGGCACTGGGATATTTGTGTTAATTTGTGCAGGTAGGAACTGAGGGATGTGTGCTATggtgaggggctgtgtgtgcCTGGGCTGActgtgtgtgctggttgtgtAGTGTGGGCGGTTGTTCCGATTTGTGTCTGTGGGTGGCGAGGGAGTTGTGTGTGCTGTGGAGAGAGGCTACTTTGTGTGTGGTGATTGTGGTGTGTGGGTGGTTTGGAAGAACTGCAGCAGTTGGACCAAAGAATCCACTCTCTGGGCAGTCCCCTCACTCCACTGACCCATTCCAACAACAAGGGTTAACTTATTTCTGATATCACAGTGGTCTGGCGCTGCTGGCGTAGCTAGACACATAGCTTACTGTATTTTCAAGTAGGAATAATATAGGCTAGTGAACAAGTTACAGGGTAAAGGCTAAACAAGGCTTGAGAGCTGCGTAGGgtggagacattttttttttctctctggccCTGTTTCAGCTAAAGCGTTTCTTTTGCAGAGGTTAGATGCCCAGCCCCACAAATCCGGAATGGAAGAAGAGTATCTGGTGACAGACGTGTCTATTCTTATAAAGACACTGTTACCTTTGAGTGCGATCCCGGCTACACCATGAACGGTCACAGTCTGAGTCAGTGCCAAACTGATGATACGTGGGATCCACCTTTGCCCATCTGTGAGCCAGGCAAGTGTCAGAACTCTGATTTGTTCGTATTATGCATCTAAAAAAAGGTTTCCCTTTTGTCTCCTCTGTGAGCATCTCCAGTCTGGATCTGTCCTGCCTGATGCTCACTTCAAATCAAGAGACTTTACAGACTGATTTGAGGGGAGAGCTGGATGGTCCCAATTGTTAGGAATAGACCTAGAGGATAAGAAATGAACCaggttgggggcagagctggcagggCTCTGAGAGCAGTGGGGATGCCAGGTGAGTAACTTTGTCCCTTctcacatgcatctgacaaagtgagttttcacccacgaaagcttatgctccaatacgtctgttagtctataaggtgccacagggctctttgtCCCTTTGTCCCTTCTGTTTGCTGCAATCCTTGTGCTTTCCCACAATGCCTTTCTGGGTTATAATTCCTCAGACTGCACCAGCTGTGAGAAGTGACCCAAGTTCACACGAGCCATGGGTCTGCTGAGGGGAATTTCTGTAACTTAAAGATGAAAGCAGAGCACTTTTATCTTCCTCTGCTCAGGATCCTCATGTCTGTCCCATCTTGAAATGGGAACTGGAAGTGATTTAGAAGATGATATTCAATAACTTCTTGGTCCTCTGCAGCTTTTGCAGGTGGTATTTCTGCTTCCTCTGCTGAATTTCACAATTAACTtgaaatttttatcaattttgagCAGTCCTTCCAGTAATGAGACATGGTTTTCACTCTTCCTTTGGAGGTGGACTATGCCCCTCTCATTCCTGCATACTGAATAATCATGAACTAACTTTCGTTTTCCCCCTGACCCTGGTCTTGCAGTCAAGCTCATTTCTATAATGGGGTGGGGACGAGAGTGTTACAAATGAATTAAAGATTCATAAAAAACAATAGGCTGTTAGCTCTTGCAATGTAAGACACTTAATAGTGAGCCTAAATTGTCCAGTGATTCTTGGATGCCCAAATTAGATGCTTAAAGGAGCCTGATATTAATTCTGGGTGATGAGTGTCTGTAAATTACCGTTGTGATCCTGACTACTCCCTTCTTGGGGAGGCATCACTTCACCGTACAGCGTCTGGAGCTTggagcaaccccctccccccagtgtgaAGATGCATTTCTGTTCTGTTTGCTGCTTCCCTTTCCCTCACTCGGCGCGTCAGACACATAAAAGGGTTGAAATTGAGACCACAAGAACTTTGATATAAGCCACCAATTCAGCAAATTCCGCAGCCGGGGATTAAACTTCCAGTGAGAGACACGGGCCAAAGTCAGTTCAAACTACAGTGGAATTACATCCACTTGTACCAGTGGTGAATGGCTCTGTGTGTGCAGCTGGGTAATGTTCATGAAAGAACTGACACAGGTGACAAGAGGATGTCAGAGTGTAGAAATATTTATGAAATTGAAGTAAAAGGCTTGTCAAAGGAAATGACTCAGTGGGTAAACTGTCCATTCCATCCCACATGTGCGTTAAAGTCTAAAGGGTTTGTTATGCTTTCCCTTTCAGCGACCTGCATGATCCCAGAAGTGGAGAATGGAAGAACCAATGGGGTACAGCCTGCCTACGGACCCAGAGACATAGTTGTGTTCGAATGTGACCCTGGTTTCACCTTAAGGGGCAGCCCCGAGACTCAGTGCCAAGATGATGGTAGATGGGATCCTCATGTCCCTGTCTGTGAAAGAAGTAAGTGTGATTAAGGTTTTGATGGTGGGTTATCTTTGATCCCATTGTGATGAGTAAGATCTGGGCTGGCTGAGTGTGGGAACTTAGAATTAAGGGAACTTAGAGAAGGCCCCACCTAAACAACCATCCAACCAGTGAATGGTCCCAAAGTGGCAGCATTGCCAAAGTAAACATAAAATATACAGTGGAAATAGCCTTTGAAGCCTTACTAAGATGGCTGGGAACATGTCTGTGGGTGTCAAGAAGTATCACTCAGTCATGGCGCTATATAGGTATTTGGGGGGATGTGAATGAGGTGGAAGGAATGGAGGTACGTCACTTTACCCCAGGTGTGCATTAGCCTCACTGCTGTTGTGTTGGGCATGATTCAATATGCGCCTGGGATCTTTTCCCTTCTGTAGATTAGCCAGCATGAGCTCTGGTTCAGTTAAgactctcttccctccctgtaGTGCTGCAgtgtccctctcctccagccattACCAATGGGAAGcccagaatcagggccttggCAGTGTTCACCACTGGAACATCTGTAAATTACAGCTGTGAGCCTGGCTACTTCCTAACTGGGCAGGCATCTATTTATTGTAGGGCATCTGGAACAtggagccctcctcccccacggTGTGAAGGTGCGTTCATGTTCTGTTACCTGGAACTAAGAGGAAGAAGCTTCTACCACAAGATTTAACATGAAAGACAACTTCACCAGTGCAACAGAATTAATAGCAGAGAATTTAAGCTGCATTTAATTAGACACGTGGTGaaataaatgcttttgaaaataaaggCACTGTATGCATACTCTTCACTCCTGTGCGCGCGTACACAGATGTACATTTATTAGGGAAATATTGGGGAAAAAAGCATCTGTCTGAAACCCTAGGCACACTTGATATGAATTACAAAAACTGGAAACTAATATCCACGCTACcctcacacagacagacacacaaaccTCTGCCGCCAATCCCTACCCTTGCTACACGCTCAGTCAACAGAAAAGATTTGCAGTGGGTTCCCCCAAGGCCAACGGGGCTGTACTGTTTCAGAACAAGTGCAAGGAGTAGATTCCAAAGTGAGGCCCCTCACAAGGAGCTCTCCCACCAGTCCTACTCTCTGTCACTGAGAGGGATCCGTGTGGGGCCTCTGTTCACCACAAGTGGAGCAGTACAGAACCTGGGGGATGTGGTTTTAGGCAATATACTGTTTGCAGTTGAGAGGTTAAAAGCAACACCATCAACTCTCCCCAGAAACCGgtagggagccagtgcagagtaCAGGTGCCAAGTGCTGACTGAACAGCACTGCTTGCCAGGCAGGCTGACGCCTTCTGCACCTTTTCAATTTCAGAGGTTCTCTGCATCGCCCCAGAAATCCAACATGGAAGAAAAGTAGCTGGACGTGGACCTGTCTATAGACCCAGGGACATAGTTCGGTTTGAATGTGATCCTGGCTACACCCTGAATGGCAGCCATCAGATTCAGTGCCGAGATGATAGAACCTGGGATCCTCCTGTTCCAGTCTGCATACAGGGTAAGTGTGAATCAGGGTTGACTGCTGGGTAACTGAGATGATCAACATCTGGTAGGGTTGTGCCTTGAAGctaaaaaataaaagttctttTGAATCCTGGGGTCACTTTTcagctgggaatggggaagaTACAAATATCCGCCCACCCCCTCATCTCTTGACTGTGCTCGTCACTGTGATAGCTGATCGCGTGCATCCTGCTCTGCCCTCCTGACAGCCAGAGATCTGGCAATGCTCTGTCTCACTGAGCATCGTAACAGTGTGAATGGAAACACAAATCAACAAAATTCATCCCCCTCTCAACAAATTCTATTTTGGTTTCATAAGGCAGTCAAGGGAGATTTGTAGGAACAGAAAAGTAGCAGATTGGGAAAATCTGAGTTTGTGGGTGAAGGGGGCTCTAGGTAGGTGATATTTAACCTTTTTTGGATGTGTTGCATCACTGGTGCAATGGAGGGTTTGACATAACACATGTATCCTGGGCTTTCCCCCCTCCTGCAGTCCAGCCTATTTTAAGCTCTTCTTGAACAGGATTCAGATTTTCACTGAAATATTCTTCTTCCACTCTCCCCCATTAGCGTTGCCGTGTCCCCCACCTCCGGTCATTGTCAGAGGGAAGCACAATGCCAAGCCATTGGCAGTTTTCCCCAGTGGAACATATGTGAACTACAGCTGTGAACTCGGCTACGCCCTCCAGGGAGAGGCTACGATCTATTGTACCACATCTGGAACTTGGAGCCACCCTTCTCCTCTATGTGAAGGTGAATGGATTTTTGGTTGGCTTCTTCCCTTTGGCTGTAGGTGTGTCAGTCACCCAACAGGATTTAAAGCGAGAGAAAGAATGTTTAGACACACCAGCTAATGCAACAAAattcacagctgggaatagatcccCCAGGGAGACGCACAGGGCTATAGTCACTGCTGGCACAAGGagctcagttgacttcagtggaaattgcaCACTGATGCCGGCGGAGAGCACGGCTCTCTGAGTGCTGCCAGACAAGATTACAGTTGAAAGGATTTATAAAAGTGTCAGCAGGAAGATGGAATAGTGTAGAAATACTAATGAAAATGAAGTTAAAGGTTCTGCAAAAGAAATGACCCTATAGGCAAACTCCTACGCAGACTCTTAGGGCATGTCCACACATAGATGTTGCAGTGGTTTAACTAATGGCGTGAACTCAGAAACTTGCTGTTATTACAAACGCAAATATATCCTTATGGGACAATTGAATCTGAAAATGTAAATGAAGGAAGTGGCAGTGAATGCGTTCATCAGAACAGTCTGAAAGCTCACAGGGTGCGACTCTGGGTGTGTACAAACTGATAGATACAATGAGAAGACAGATATATGGTTGACGCAGtgtgatgagtggttatttatgTTCCCACGTCCGCCATCGGTGAGGTGTGTTCGTCCTATAGCCTCAGCCGCTAAATGAGAGTGAGAGATAACTTAAGTATCTTGAGTCAATGGGCTGTTATATCAAAGTGAAGGGCTTGGGTCCTTTGATAGATGGTGCTGTATGTGGATATTAATTCCGTTGGGTATTGCTGAACCTAGAGAGCCATAtgctttaaggccagaagcaacTATTGTGATTCTTTAGTCTTTTGCTGACAGTACTACTGAAAACTGGCACATTTTAGCATCCTGGGAGTATGGCAGCCCAAGGATGGATATTGGGACCAGAGATAAACAGGGCAGGTGCATATATTGTTTTAGTTGATTAGGAAATAGAGGTTCTTGTGTCAGCGGATAGTTTGGCCCTGTGTGTGTTGTTTTAGGTTCAGTCTCCAGCTATGGATTTTGTTGTATTAGCACCTTTGTCTGAACATTCTCTTTCCCTCGGCTTTAATCCTAGCGTAACACCTGGAAGAATATTTATAAAGCAGATCCGCAGTTGTTTCTTTGTAACACTGTTGTTTTATCAACCTGCACCTGATGTGGTACATACCAGTACAGTAGATATGGTTCTTTTTTCTCATGTGTATTTCTTTTCTTCCTAGAGGGCTGTGGTGTCCCAACGAAGTTAAGCTTTGCTGAGCTGAAGAGCGAGTATAAAAATCAGTCTTCCTTTCCTGTTGGGAAGACTATAAACTATACTTGCCGGCCCGGATACAGTAGACACCCGTGGACTGAATCCACTATTACATGCCTTGAAAATCGAAAGTGGTCAGAAGCATTCGAGTTCTGTAAAAGTGAATATCTTCATGGATTTTGTTTCTATTGTTCAATAAAGATCTTAGAGGCACTAGGTTGTGTCCACGCTGCAAAATGTAACATGTCCTTAAATAGTTAATAGTGGCTAGTAAAGTTCTCTAGCTGTGCCTATTCCGGGCCTTTCTAAATGCCTGTTTCATGGGGAGTGTTAAATATGGACAGTTCCTGGGGATAATTGTTGCATTGAAAGAGAGAAGTCTAATCCTAGCCTTGTTTTCTACCAGAGAAATCGTGTGGTCATCCCGGAGAGCCGGAGAATGGCAGAGTTATTATAACAGATCTCCTCTTCGGGTCAACCGTCAACTTCACCTGTGAAGAAGGGTAAGTTTCAGACTGCCTGAGCGGACTACTTGTGCCTAGCTTAGAGCTGTAAAACATAAGTGGATATCCTCATATTCCCCCAA is a genomic window of Malaclemys terrapin pileata isolate rMalTer1 chromosome 4, rMalTer1.hap1, whole genome shotgun sequence containing:
- the LOC128835669 gene encoding complement decay-accelerating factor-like; its protein translation is MQSTITCLENRKWSEAFEFCKMKSCGHPGEPENGRVIITDLLFGSTINFTCEEGHRLIGQPYRRCEISGLRVAWSGEVPICERILCLPPPDIPNGRHTGVIMDGFSYGSSVTYKCDSGYPLTGEASIHCTTKDGLNGEWSRLDAQPHKSGMEEEYLVTDVSILIKTLLPLSAIPATP